A region of the Chroicocephalus ridibundus chromosome 1, bChrRid1.1, whole genome shotgun sequence genome:
AGTACAGTTCATATGCTCCTGTGTTTAACTTACTTTCACACTGTAGAAGATTAATCATATGAAAAATTGGTAACTGCCCTTTTGAGAAATTGTACTGTGTTCTGAAAGAATAACTGGATGACTGCATGCATGTCATACAGCTTTTCAGTAATTACTTGCATTCTCTTAGATACAAGAAAGTCTTGCCACCTCACATCATAAGCATTAATGGTGCCCTTAGAACTTGCTTTTAATCACAGTCTTGTCAAGCCATGCTAAATTAACATGGGTCAACAGATGTTTTAGACTATactaaaacagattttcaggtCACTTCTCTGAAGCCTTGTTTAGCACTTCTGGTTCCGTTCACATGCCCCAGACTGAACTTTCCCTGTGGCAGTGTCAGTGGTGCCAAGCAGCTCTGAAACATTCCTAAAGAACGTTATCTTGAAGAAATTGCTTGACTTTAGCTGTGCGGAGATACACAGCAAGTTAGGCAACGAAGAGGAATTACTCTAACAAAATGAAGACATGTTGCATTTTCCCATCCCAAAGTAATGTTTTCCAACAATTTACTTGCAAGCTTGCCTGAGCACAACTCTCAGTACGTTACTGTAACTTCTAATGACTGCCAGGCTTTTTGGATTCTCTTGATGTGGATCAACAAACACTAAATTCAGATTTTAAGGcattaaggggaaaaataaaaagcagtaaggGAAATCCACACTAAGGTAGAATATCAACATTCTTTCTCATGACTGATCTCTGCGgcatttcaggttttgtttttcagctaaTCCTCCTGCAGACAGCCAGATTTAAGTCCGTGGAAGACATGTTCGTGCAGTTCAATTCCATGACTTGTATTATGCAAAAATCTACTTAGGGAATTTAAATATGCATAAGGGAGCAGAGATACCAAAGTCGTATCATCATCGTATAATGAAATCTTTTGCATATTGACAGGTTACTGGATTGATCCTTGACAGTTATTACAAACGCATCCTTTTGGACAAATACTGTgccaaattacaaaaaaaaaaaaaaaaaaatctttagaattGGGGTTTAAGAAGAAATGCACCTATAAAACACTACTATTTCAGAAGACTGCCCTGAAACCTCTGAAACAGCCAAAAGATACTACTGTGCTGTTTAACATTTATGCTTGAACAGCCCTTTGAAAGACACACATTTGACTTCACCAGAAGAACCCAAGCAAAAATCCCACAATCTTTTAGTCCTGAACATTATGCTTTTTACTGAAACTTTCCATTCTTGATCATAGTCCAAGGAAAACATTCattcagagattaaaaataatactttcttCCCTATAATTAAAAATAGTTGAACTTAGATATTTTCTAAAACATACACAATAGAAACTTTCCCATAATTATATCCCCATTAAAGCTTGCACAACAGCTAGGGTAGAAAACAGAACTAAATCCACTTTCTATTGAATAAGAAACGGTACTGAATTGTATCCCACTATGATGCACAAAGTACATTTGCACAAATTTTATGAAGACTGCAAATGACAATGTAAGAATAGATGACAGTAATCCCAAAAAGGCTTCGAAAATCTTCAAGCTGCAATATTAGTAACATGTATCCACCTCCATGAAAacttagacattaaaaaaaaatatatgtattttcatgcTAAATTATTAGAGTTCTCTTGTTCCGTTTTGCTGTAGAGTTACCGGCTTCAGTAACTACCAATTAAACTCCCCAGGCAATAGAAGGCAAGGAAAATGGAGAAAGGTTTTTCAGAGTGGCTAAAGTAAAAGCCTAAAGTAACTTATTCATGCCAGAACTCTGATTCATTAGATAGTCTATCTCATAACCTCAAAAGCTGAAGTGTGTGTTTCCTACTGAGAATCCAGAAATGGAACAGCAGGTTCACTTCTATTtccaaaaagatttaaaagttgATTAGTTTGCATCAAATAAGAAATTATGGTAAAATAACAATTTAAGTtactcctctcttcctccccaaaataaGAGTCGTCTTCACATGCCTTATTCCTCATTGTTCTAAGTTCTGGACCGTACACAACCAATCTACCACAAAAATGGTCTTGGGCTACAAATCACTGTATGTGGAAAAAACACTGTAATGAAGAAGCTGAGGGAAGACTGTTAACCATACCCATCTgaagataaattaaaaacttTAGGTTATGGTTAGGTCCTACAGAAAATGGATTAAATGGTGGAGTGCGCTGACACCACCTACCTTGTACATTTGTTCAGAATACCTACCACTTCCAAGTCATTGCTACATCTACTTTACTTTTGTGCAGATGGAAGTAGCTCTAATCTCCAAAACTACTTATCATGTATACATATAACTGCTAACGTTGATTGTTTTTACGCTTTGATTACAGTGAAACAAGAACAAAGATACTGGAGTTAACTCCCTGTGTGgcaagggggggggaaaaaaacagaaaaatccaacGTGAACATAAAAACCATGAGAGACCGCCTCCAAGAGCTTAAACTGAGAGCTAGGGAACTACAGATAGCTGGAGGAAACAACGGTGCAACTGTACAAGAGGAGGAGCATGAGGAGTTTGAACAGCAGGCCATTATTTATGAAAAAGAACCCATAACTGAAAGGCACTTGCATGAAATCCAGAAGCTTCAGaatgaaattaataatttggTGGAGGAAGTTCATAAATTcagtcaacaacaaaaaagtctaCTATCTTCAATGCGAAGATTCAGTGTTCTGAAAAAGGAATCTAACatagcaagagaaataaaaattcaagcaGAGCACATACGAAAAAGTTTGGATGAACTGtcaaaaacagtgaaaaaagctgaaaatgaacaTGGGCCATCACGTGCCACAGTAAGAATTCTAGCTTCCCAGCATGCTTTCTTATCCCAGCGTTACCTAAATGCGATGCTTTCATACAACGATGCTATAAATGCTAagcaagagaaatgcagaagaTTTATTGTCCGTCAGCTTGAAGTAGCTGGTAAAGAGGTATCTGAGGAAGAAGTCAACGACATGCTCCAACAAGGAAAATGGGAGATTTTCAATGAAAATCTACTCACTGAAGTGAAAATTACGAAAGCTCAGCTTTCAGAGATTGAACAGAGACACAAAGAACTAGTCAATCTGGAGAACCAGATCAAAGACTTACAGGAACTTTTTATCCAGATATCAGTTCTGGTGGAGGAGCAAGGGGGGATGATCAACAACATTGAAATCAGTATGAACAACACTCAAGAATACACTCAAGTATCTAAAGAAAAATTTGGGCTTGCAGTCAAGTATCGCAAAAGAAACCCTTGCAAAGCAGTATGCTGCTGGTGTTGTCCATGCTGCAAATGACAAAAGAAATAAACTATTAGAAATACCAATGGTTCCTACTTAGTAATCTGATCGTGTAAAGCAGTCTCGGGATCCCTCAgttgcttcatttttcttcccatttccccTTCCACAGAGCTCTCAGGAAAAACTGCATCTGTTTTTGCAAACGGAATTAGAAGAATGCAAAGAATTTTACGGTTTTCACAGAAACACATGAACTAGGGGAAAGGATCAAAGGCCACAAGGGACGCTTTTTTGTATTTCCACTCAAACTAACACAATGTGGCAAGAAACTACCGGTGGTTTTGGGAAGCATTGAAAATACTGTTAATCTCAAAGACAGGATTCATAAGAACGGTTTACTTACTTTTTATAAAATACcaattagtatttttaattgcCTTGCATTTTTTTAGCGCTCTCATTTACCTTGTTCAAAttctaaagtttttttttttttccaggagtctGAAATTCTACAAAAAGAATCTACATGTAAAGCAGACATTGTTAGTAACAATCCAGAATGTGATGCCTAAACCAAACAAGAAGTCAGAACACAGTTATCAGGAGTGTTTCAATACCACCTCTATAGCAAAAGTTACTTACAGGCTTACTTACCTACTTAAAACTATGAAATAATGCTCATATTATAGTAGGACAGTGTGCACTGTCTTATGGAACACAAAACAGACATTgggttatttattttaataacaccATGCTCTATTTCTTACAGATGGGTGGTGAGCTGATATTTTCTGAACACATTAAATATCGCTAACAGCAGAAGACCATGACACCACACCTACAGGAAGACTTGTTAGCAACGTGCTGAGAAGCCAAGCATTAATAAGCTGACATAGAAACATTTACGCTATTCAGCTACATAGGCAGACCTCTACCAGGTGAGGATAGGGGAATATGATACTTTATTACACAGTGATAAGACACGTTCTTACTGCTGCCTAGCCTCTTTAAATATGCAGTTGAGTCTGCAGGCTCACTTTCACTAGTACAAAAGTGTcggaaaaaaaacataataaaaaatagaactccatcataaaaataaacaaaataggaTGGAAGGAACTTCTGGGGGATGTTCAGATCAGCCTTTTGCTCAAACTCTTGCTCAGATCAAGACAGGAAATTCCCTGGTTGCAGATCTTGTCCACCACTACTCATCCTACCACCACgcctctgagaagagcctgttCTGTTATCTTCACACCTTACTAGTAGGCAGCAGGAAGACCTCTCCCTTAGTTTCTTCATCTTAAGTCTGAACAAACTCATCTCTGACTCTCCTCATATGTTACATGCTCCAATACCCAAATGGGATGGATTCACCTTAATGTATTCAACATTTGTCTTCACAGTCTTGTTGTAGTGGGAAGTCCAGAACCAGACACGGTATAggacatgtatttatttatactacTACAGGAGCTGCCAGAGGAACTAGTTGCGCATTTCCAGAACTCCAAATGGCTCCATGAAATTTTGCTAATTGTAAAAGCCTAGCATCCTCATGTAAGTATGCAAGGAAAGTGCCTAAAGTGCATACCTCTCTGCATACCTAGAACAGAGCAGCTAGCCATTGACTCAAACTGTCCCTGAAGAGAACTTAGATGTTCTTTACGAAACAGCTGAATTAGCATGAAAGTAAGTATAACGCTGCTTTATTTTGCAGCACGCAGTTATTTCTGCAGTGAAAGAGAAGCTCACAGACGCGGGGTGCTTTTGCTTCCCATTGTCTCAATGGTTGCGTTCTGCCCTTCTGGAACTGAAGGAGAAATAGTGCTCTAATgcaatttaacagaaaataaaaatgcaactgaGATAAAgttatttccaaaggaaaagaaaaaacaccaaaactaaACACCAAAACAGGAACATATTTCTGAACTCCTTTATGCTGTGCAAAGACACAATCAATACCACTATATCTGGATACAGTCAGAGAAGTTGGAGCAAATTGCACTGCAATTCTGCAAGACATTAGGTGAGCTAgatgtctttgattttttttccactagatgCAATTAATCTACTATGAAAAGGGACTACCAAATGATTTTCACATTGTGATATTTATAAATAGTTGGATACCTGTCATCCCGGTTATCAAAGTACAATCAGTGGTCTGAACCTTAAAGTGAAAAAGATTGTTTACACAGCagtgacaaaaaaagaaattagataatGACACTACTGATACTATTCCATTAAATAATCTCCCTTAACTGTTACATATATGGAAGCTACCTTTAGATTCCAAGGGCAGAGTAGAAACTAGCCAATAGGCAATACAGAGAAAAAAGTTGCTATGGCCAACATGCTCTTTCATATATATACgtatgtgtataaaaatatataatacacACAGAAATATGCACTACACAGAAACACCACCCCATCTTCTGTTTCTACTTTTAGGAAATAAACAGAGGTGCATAACAGATagccctttccttctctcctgggcccttaaaaagaaaggcattaCAGTACATCTGTGAAGGATTATTGCAGCCAGCATTGAcagaagagaaaaccaaaacacaacaaacaccACCTGTTTACACAGCATCCCCCATACAGGAGTGTTCACACAAGCATCCTTATCTGAGAGAGAAATTTGTGTTCCTGGGCTAGCCCTTCCTCTTCGCACAACAGATATGTTCCTTTGAAGTAAATACGGTCTTGTTAAACAACAACTTTAAATCCTGGAAGAAAACTTGAGTTTCACTGATACTCAGGAAGACAGCTGCCTATCCACACACATGTAACTAACTCAGGTAGTTTTCAGCTGTATATGGGTTAGAAAATGGcataacagaaatatatataaCACGCTGCAGAAGAACTGAGAAGAGAGCAAACCAGAAAGACTTGTGGAAAGCTTTTTCTTATATGAGGTACTATTAGCTGAAAGTAATTAGTATTAACTACAACTTACATTGACATAATGAGGATTTTATATTGAGCATTCAAAATGATTAACAGCAGAAACTTTGCAGtaatcattaaaataactttCCAGTGTTTTTTCTAGTTACATAGTTATGCAGAAGAGCAAATTAAAGCAGAACTGCTAGTGTTCTAATAAGGAATACGAGATATTAATAACTATAATCCCTCATCACCAAAATAGCACGTAGAAAGTAactttatactaaaaaaaaaaataaaaaatatctgccCAGCAATCTCTGTGGTATAAAAATATCAGCCATAGCACACAGACTTGTATTTTCTCTTGCATGTGTTTCAgaccaaagtaaaaaaaaaaaaccaaaaacaaaaaaacaaccaaacaaaacccaccaaaccccaaaataaccccaaagaaaaacagtatttgccTACATAATACGAAGTCCAACTGTTCCTGCTTGAtaaaaggaaggacaaaaaaattagaagagaaTTTAAGGTTGCATAGAATCGACCCATGAATGTAAGAACTGCAAGAACTCTTAGTTTCTACAACTCAGTTTCCGCAAACATAACAGACTGATTAACTACTTAAGCTCTCGAATGTTAAATGAGGCCTACATGAGCAAAGCATACATACATTAAGTCGTAacacagaacaataaaaaaaaaaaagccaaatataaAGTTTAACGTCTTCAAGTAATTTGTACTAAGAGTCAATAACAGCCAATACCTTCAGCACTTTAGGAAAACCATCTTAAAATGATACGGTGATACCTCCATGGGCTGTGATAGATAATAAGATACCACAATTTGAAGCCAGTATCAAGCTGAACAATATCAGAACTCTTATATCCCCACATTACTGTAATATTGTGTCTAGTACCAATCCTATACCCACATTGCATGATTTAGCCTGTTCTCTTCCCAGGTTATTGGGCCTCCACTTCACCTAAATAGTGCTCAGGCTCACTATCCACTCCTTTATCAGGGAGGATGAGGAGCAAGAATTGTCTTCccctttacttttcttttcttatcaGTGTCTCTTCTTATCCCTTATCAGAGTTACTACATGAATAGGTGTACTATGGGATTAGGGCATATCATAATACAATAGATTGGGATGGAAGAAAAGATGCCAAAAGGAAGAGTGGGCCAGTGACTCCAACTCTACTTTGCTCCATAATGAAGACTGCATCTCAAACTTAAGTAATGGATCCTGTTCTTCACTGTGAAATAAGACCCACCTTCCCATGATAATTCACAGTGGTATCTTGCTAGCGCTACTCACAGTATAAAGTTGACTACAAACAAAAAGACATCTAAGACAACACACAGTGATGCAAATTGACATTAATTCCCAGGGCTTTTCAGAGAGGTCTGTTGCTTGTTTCGGCAGATGtaaaagaaattaggaaaaatattctgGGAAACGTTCCATTAttcaaagaaataacagaaatagcaTATTTACTGGGAAAAGCTAGCATttaaaaattgcagatttttaaggaaaaacgtgactttttccagaataaaatacattttttcaatgACCTACTCTTCTACTgggaagaatttaaaatatttgttgcgGACACAATTTTCCACATACTTCATGAAAGAATCGAGGGCTTCATTTGCATACCTCCCTATACATTATGATTAAAACACTTACTGCACACATCACAGTCCCAGCTAGACAAGATAACCAAAATTGTTCTCCCACCTCTTCTCCCCTGCTTCTTCCAAATACACACATTAACTTAGTTGCTCACCTGGTGATAAATTATAACTACACTGTCTTCAGAGATAGTGCCAGAAAGCAAGCTCTGGCCCTTGGATGAAGTGATGTGGACTGGCACCCATGTACACTGGTTGGAGTGAAGAGCTTTTGGAGATCCCCTTCTGTAGAGGACTGGTCACATCCACACTACAGCACTTGACCCCCGTCTCCTGTTGGACTGCATACGACATCCCTCTGGCCTTAGGActtacatatataaaattattttattcttaattcaGCATGTCCAAATTAATGATCAGTGCAATGTACCTCATGAAATAATTGTTCATGCTGATATCATACACGTAAAGTTTTGGTATATAGCATGAGGGCACATAGTGTGTAAGACCTGCTCATGCAGTGTTGGAGACTTGTCCTGATCAGGAGAAGCTGAAGTTGGTATGGTCTACACCCTAATTATCTGACCAAACTACAGTGTTATACGGGTACGTCCTCTCAGGAAGAGGGAGGACACGAAACCATTTCTCTCCAAGAAGAAGTAAGTGAACCAGCAGACACATACACAGTGTGGCTTATTGTGGTGACAGCACCCAAAGAACAACCTGAAAAAtagggtggtggggagagggatgACTAAATCTCTCAATGTAGACAAACCACATAATTACTCTGctgttcaaaatggaaaaaaaaatgtttaatttgtcTACTTCTATTAAGGACTGTGTTTCAAAGACTCCCAAGCCTTTCTTGGTGACCATTAAGTGTATCACTGCTGAAATTTGTTCCtattcttggttttttttgtgtgtgaggttttttttgtgtttggtgggggttttggttttggggttttttgtgggtttgggttggtgggtttttttggttttttggttgtttgatttttttcaactCCCAACTGCATAGCGGAGCAGTGGATAAACCTGCATCATGTAACAGCA
Encoded here:
- the STX19 gene encoding syntaxin-19; translated protein: MRDRLQELKLRARELQIAGGNNGATVQEEEHEEFEQQAIIYEKEPITERHLHEIQKLQNEINNLVEEVHKFSQQQKSLLSSMRRFSVLKKESNIAREIKIQAEHIRKSLDELSKTVKKAENEHGPSRATVRILASQHAFLSQRYLNAMLSYNDAINAKQEKCRRFIVRQLEVAGKEVSEEEVNDMLQQGKWEIFNENLLTEVKITKAQLSEIEQRHKELVNLENQIKDLQELFIQISVLVEEQGGMINNIEISMNNTQEYTQVSKEKFGLAVKYRKRNPCKAVCCWCCPCCK